Proteins co-encoded in one Myripristis murdjan chromosome 4, fMyrMur1.1, whole genome shotgun sequence genomic window:
- the prdx6 gene encoding peroxiredoxin-6 has protein sequence MPGVLLGDVFPNFEADTTIGKIKFHDFLGNSWGILFSHPRDFTPVCTTELACAAKISDEFTKRGVKMIALSIDSVEDHRSWSKDVMSVSDKAESPLPFPIIADDKRELSVQLGMLDPDERDKDGMPLTARCVFVVGPDKRLKLSILYPATTGRNFDELLRVIDSLQLTAQKKVATPVDWKPGEKVMVIPSLSEADAAALFPNGVTTKEVPSGKKYLRYTQL, from the exons ATGCCTGGCGTTTTGTTGGGTGACGTGTTTCCAAACTTCGAGGCCGACACCACCATCGGCAAGATCAAGTTCCACGATTTCCTGGGAAACTC ATGGGGTATCCTGTTCTCCCACCCAAGAGACTTTACTCCTGTCTGCACCACTGAGCTGGCTTGTGCCGCTAAGATCAGCGATGAGTTCACAAAACGGGGTGTCAAGATGATCGCCCTGTCCATTGACAGTGTTGAGGATCACCGCAGTTGGAGCAAG GATGTGATGTCAGTGAGCGATAAGGCAGAAAGCCCTCTGCCCTTCCCCATCATCGCTGATGACAAGAGAGAGCTGTCGGTGCAGCTCGGCATGCTGGACCCCGATGAGAGAGACAAGGACGGGATGCCCCTCACTGCCCGCTGT GTTTTTGTGGTTGGCCCAGACAAGAGGCTGAAGCTGTCCATCCTCTACCCTGCCACCACAGGAAGGAACTTTGATGAGCTGCTCAGAGTTATTGACTCTCTGCAGCTCACCGCGCAGAAGAAGGTCGCCACACCTGTCGACTGGAAG CCCGGTGAGAAAGTCAtggtcattccctctctctctgaagctGACGCTGCAGCCCTTTTCCCCAACGGTGTGACCACTAAGGAGGTGCCTTCTGGGAAGAAATACCTGCGCTACACACAGCTCTGA
- the plpp6 gene encoding polyisoprenoid diphosphate/phosphate phosphohydrolase PLPP6 isoform X2 — MPSPKASRSAGRSGGSPVLGSSNGRYEFMSLNRAPPPHLLQRQGSDPATARLRASESPTRRRGSGSSTGSTGGQGLPEEDSIRLNPSIIGVALSSLLAIDLWLSKRLGVCACEDSSWGSIRPLMKLIEISGHGIPWLAGTAYCLYKSDSAAGQEVMLNLFLCFWIWSWLALSRQWYVGAGQPITEWTCLPRSLWTGTPSPLATPPALPCVGASCWHTWSWLPPCGCWFCCGPAWWA; from the exons ATGCCGTCTCCTAAAGCCAGCAGGAGCGCCGGACGCAGCGGAGGCAGCCCGGTGCTCGGCAGCTCCAACGGGCGCTACGAGTTCATGTCGTTAAACCGGGCCCCGCCGCCGCACCTGCTCCAGCGGCAGGGCTCCGACCCGGCCACCGCCCGGCTCCGCGCCTCGGAGAGCCCCACTCGGCGTCGGGGCTCCGGCTCCTCCACGGGATCAACAGGCGGCCAGGGGCTTCCCGAGGAGGACTCCATCCGCCTCAACCCGTCCATCATCGGCGTAGCGCTCAGCTCCCTGCTCGCCATCGACCTGTGGCTCTCCAAGCGGCTGGGGGTGTGCGCTTGTGAAGACTCCTCCTGGGGCAGCATTCGCCCATTGATGAAACTGATAGAGATATCGGGACATGGCATCCCTTGGCTGGCTGGGACCGCCTACTGCCTCTACAAGAGCGACAGCGCTGCAGGACAAGAAGTCATGCTCAACCTTTtc cTCTGCTTTTGGATCTGGTCCTGGTTGGCATTGTCAAGGCAGTGGTACGTCGGCGCCGGCCAGCCCATAACCGAATGGACATGTTTGCCACGTTCTCTGTGGACCGGTACTCCTTCCCCTCTGGCCACGCCACCCGCGCTGCCATGTGTGGGCGCTTCCTGCTGGCACACCTGGTCCTGGCTGCCCCCCTGCGGGTGCTGGTTCTGTTGTGGGCCAGCATGGTGGGCCTGA
- the plpp6 gene encoding polyisoprenoid diphosphate/phosphate phosphohydrolase PLPP6 isoform X1: MPSPKASRSAGRSGGSPVLGSSNGRYEFMSLNRAPPPHLLQRQGSDPATARLRASESPTRRRGSGSSTGSTGGQGLPEEDSIRLNPSIIGVALSSLLAIDLWLSKRLGVCACEDSSWGSIRPLMKLIEISGHGIPWLAGTAYCLYKSDSAAGQEVMLNLFVALLLDLVLVGIVKAVVRRRRPAHNRMDMFATFSVDRYSFPSGHATRAAMCGRFLLAHLVLAAPLRVLVLLWASMVGLSRVLLGRHNVTDVVFGFWMGYCQYNLVEMLWLSPQVLQGLLGQLA, encoded by the exons ATGCCGTCTCCTAAAGCCAGCAGGAGCGCCGGACGCAGCGGAGGCAGCCCGGTGCTCGGCAGCTCCAACGGGCGCTACGAGTTCATGTCGTTAAACCGGGCCCCGCCGCCGCACCTGCTCCAGCGGCAGGGCTCCGACCCGGCCACCGCCCGGCTCCGCGCCTCGGAGAGCCCCACTCGGCGTCGGGGCTCCGGCTCCTCCACGGGATCAACAGGCGGCCAGGGGCTTCCCGAGGAGGACTCCATCCGCCTCAACCCGTCCATCATCGGCGTAGCGCTCAGCTCCCTGCTCGCCATCGACCTGTGGCTCTCCAAGCGGCTGGGGGTGTGCGCTTGTGAAGACTCCTCCTGGGGCAGCATTCGCCCATTGATGAAACTGATAGAGATATCGGGACATGGCATCCCTTGGCTGGCTGGGACCGCCTACTGCCTCTACAAGAGCGACAGCGCTGCAGGACAAGAAGTCATGCTCAACCTTTtcgtgg cTCTGCTTTTGGATCTGGTCCTGGTTGGCATTGTCAAGGCAGTGGTACGTCGGCGCCGGCCAGCCCATAACCGAATGGACATGTTTGCCACGTTCTCTGTGGACCGGTACTCCTTCCCCTCTGGCCACGCCACCCGCGCTGCCATGTGTGGGCGCTTCCTGCTGGCACACCTGGTCCTGGCTGCCCCCCTGCGGGTGCTGGTTCTGTTGTGGGCCAGCATGGTGGGCCTGAGTCGGGTGCTGCTGGGCAGGCACAATGTGACCGATGTGGTGTTTGGTTTCTGGATGGGCTACTGCCAGTACAACCTGGTGGAGATGCTCTGGCTCTCACCTCAAGTCCTGCAAGGGCTGCTGGGACAGCTAGCCTGA
- the LOC115358007 gene encoding dimethylaniline monooxygenase [N-oxide-forming] 5-like has translation MVHKVAVIGAGPSGLTSIKACLDEGMVPTCFESSDDMGGLWKFKEVSEPNRASIYRSLTINISKEMMCYSDFPIPADYPNYMHHSKILNYFRMYADHFKLLQHIRFQTTVKSVKPRPDYSRTGQWEVVTENRDGQEERHVFDAVICCAGHYTYPHLPLKDFPGIDKFEGKYFHSWDYKGPEDMYGKRVVVIGIGNSGGDIAVESSRVAEQVYVSTRRGAWVIRQVSDNGLPVDMKYNTRFVHILFQLLPMNFFNWFGEKKLNTMYDHTMYALKPKHRLFSQIPVINDDLPMKILSGSVIVKPNVKEICGSTVVFEDGSVVEKVDTIVFATGYNYDFPFLPSNLMYKSGHRVGLYKHVFPPNLEHPTLAVVGFIHALGAIMPQAELQARWVTRVFKGHNKLPSNQAMIKAVEKDTTDMAKNYIVSKLTPLQVDFVSYMDNLAGEIGVRPSLPWLFFTDYPLFKKILWGPVTAYQYRVMGPGKWEGARRAIFTQFDRMFQPLKTRKVDEDHPSITARLFKLSVTVMAGGAAVYYIHVRNPNTIPTLISNLRPQAV, from the exons ATGGTGCACAAGGTTGCAGTGATCGGGGCTGGCCCCTCCGGTCTGACCAGCATAAAGGCATGCCTGGACGAGGGGATGGTGCCCACGTGTTTTGAAAGCAGTGATGATATGGGTGGGCTGTGGAAATTCAAG GAAGTGTCAGAGCCCAACCGAGCCAGTATATACCGCTCCCTCACCATCAACATTTCCAAGGAGATGATGTGCTACAGTGACTTCCCCATTCCTGCCGATTACCCCAATTATATGCACCACTCCAAAATCCTGAACTACTTCCGGATGTATGCAGACCACTTCAAGCTGCTGCAGCACATTCGCTTCCAG accacagtgaagagtgtgaaaccgAGGCCAGATTATTCTCGCACTGGTCAATGGGAGGTGGTGACTGAGAACAGGGatggacaggaggagaggcaCGTCTTCGATGCAGTTATCTGCTGCGCTGGTCACTACACCTACCCTCACCTGCCACTCAAAGACTTCCCAG GGATCGACAAATTTGAAGGGAAATACTTCCACAGCTGGGACTACAAGGGGCCTGAGGACATGTACGGGAAAAGAGTGGTGGTCATCGGCATCGGTAACTCTGGGGGTGACATTGCTGTGGAGAGCAGCAGAGTTGCAGAGCAG GTGTACGTAAGCACCCGTCGCGGTGCTTGGGTCATCCGTCAGGTCTCTGACAACGGCCTGCCAGTGGACATGAAGTACAACACTCGTTTTGTCCACATCCTTTTCCAGCTGCTGCCGATGAACTTTTTCAATTGGTTTGgtgagaaaaaactcaacaCCATGTATGACCACACCATGTATGCACTCAAGCCCAAACACAG GCTGTTCAGTCAGATCCCAGTGATCAACGATGACCTGCCTATGAAGATCCTGTCTGGGTCTGTCATTGTCAAACCAAATGTGAAGGAGATCTGTGGTTCCACTGTGGTGTTTGAGGATGGCAGTGTTGTGGAAAAG GTGGATACAATTGTGTTTGCCACAGGATACAACTACGATTTCCCCTTCCTGCCGAGCAATCTCATGTACAAATCTGGCCACCGTGTGGGTCTGTACAAGCATGTGTTCCCCCCTAACCTGGAGCACCCCACTCTGGCTGTTGTGGGTTTCATCCATGCCCTCGGAGCTATTATGCCTCAGGCTGAATTGCAGGCCCGTTGGGTGACACGCGTCTTCAAAG GACACAATAAACTGCCTTCAAACCAGGCCATGATAAAGGCTGTTGAGAAGGACACTACAGACATGGCCAAAAA CTACATCGTGTCCAAGCTGACACCGCTGCAGGTGGACTTTGTCTCGTACATGGACAATTTAGCTGGAGAGATTGGAGTGCGGCCAAGTCTACCCTGGCTCTTCTTCACAGACTACCCGCTGTTCAAAAAGATCCTGTGGGGACCCGTCACTGCCTACCAGTATCGTGTGATGGGACCAGGGAAATGGGAGGGGGCCCGCAGAGCAATCTTCACCCAGTTTGACCGCATGTTCCAACCCCTGAAAACCAGAAAG GTGGATGAGGATCATCCTTCCATCACTGCTCGACTGTTTAAGCTGAGCGTGACAGTCATGGCTGGAGGTGCCGCTGTCTACTACATCCATGTCCGCAACCCCAACACCATCCCCACCCTCATCTCCAACCTTCGTCCACAAGCAGTCTGA